GATCGTGCGGACGTGATTGACGAAGCGGATCTCGCTGTGGCGATCCATGATCGCATGGATGCGCGCGATCAGCGCGGGGTCCGCGCTCTCGCCGATCAGCAGCCCCTTGGATTCGCGCGCGAGCAGGGTGGCGACCGCCGCCAGGATCAGCCCGATCAGCACGGAGGCGACCCCGTCGATGCGCGGATCGTTGAAAAAATGGCTGGCCCACACGCCGGCCGCGGCGATGCCGAGCCCGGCCAGCGCCGCACTGTCCTCGAACAGGACGATGAACCCTGCCGGATCCTTCGATCCGCGGATCGCCCGCCACCAGCCGGTGTCGCCGCGCCCGGCGTTGAACTCGCGTACCGCGATCGCCCAGGACGTTCCTTCGAGCAGCACGGCGATGCCGAGGACGATATAGTTGACCAGCGGGTCGCCGAGCGGTTCGGGCGTGCGGATGTGCCGCCAGCCCTCATAGATCGACACGCCGGCGCCCACCGCGAAGATCAGGATGGCGACGACGAACGCCCAGAAATAGAGTTCGCGGCCATAGCCGAATGGGTGGGCCGCATCGGGGCTGCGCCGCGCCCGCCGCTGGCCGTGGAGCAGCAGCAACTGGTTGCCGCTGTCGACCAGCGAATGGACGCCCTCGGTCAGCATCGAGGAGGATCCGCTGATCGCCGCCGCGGCGAACTTGGCGACCGCGATGCCGAGATTGGCCGCCAGCGCGCCATAGAGCACGATGTTGGATTTGAGGCCGCCATCCGCCTTCATTCGCCGTCCCCTTTTGCCGTGCCCGTCTCAACCCTCGTGCAACGGCGTTGTTCACGCTATCGCGCGCCGCGACATTCCCGTCACCCAATGCCAAGGATCCGACATGACGATCGAACGCTTTCATTCCGGCCCCCGCATGAGCCAGGCGGTCACGCACGGCAACACCGTCTACCTCGCCGGTCAGGTCGGCGCGCCGGGTGAGAGCGTGACGGTGCAGACGGAGACGGTGCTGGCGCAGAT
The window above is part of the Sphingomonas sanxanigenens DSM 19645 = NX02 genome. Proteins encoded here:
- a CDS encoding cation diffusion facilitator family transporter is translated as MKADGGLKSNIVLYGALAANLGIAVAKFAAAAISGSSSMLTEGVHSLVDSGNQLLLLHGQRRARRSPDAAHPFGYGRELYFWAFVVAILIFAVGAGVSIYEGWRHIRTPEPLGDPLVNYIVLGIAVLLEGTSWAIAVREFNAGRGDTGWWRAIRGSKDPAGFIVLFEDSAALAGLGIAAAGVWASHFFNDPRIDGVASVLIGLILAAVATLLARESKGLLIGESADPALIARIHAIMDRHSEIRFVNHVRTIHTAPDAIFVAISAEFDAALPMGAGEALIEEIESELKHAVPQLTSVYIRPEKRVDAVPI